Proteins encoded within one genomic window of Drosophila willistoni isolate 14030-0811.24 chromosome XL unlocalized genomic scaffold, UCI_dwil_1.1 Seg141, whole genome shotgun sequence:
- the LOC111519283 gene encoding neprilysin-1 — MWCINIIIIISIIGCSSSKLLSLLELPKSISLHIDPKIDPCEDFYNFACGNWANVYRDRSYRSQVDKLDYVFNRRLADLLEEEEEYNGKQNPYFVQLLKTNYNSCRKLSRKTYKPDKFVQFLINWSGKNFLNEPNWERLHSVLMNFGLGQVLGKHLNTLDIDKYRWLTHIQPLWPQFWQENNEETQTVILQPLRGHQFQRLFQKLHLNLDNRTLWRSIKHLEKQITQIQQDDIGTESVISLPVNWILPLSRNFSAPTEKYLQRLAHLLNQQSSGLLAPYLLLRLQHRLEYSPEVSPRFSRLPCSTQTRQFLTHAAVWLMASSENFDSWDFLMQKLFTDIKQEFRLELIKNRNHFSKESQQFLYDKLDKMRLRLSVLPSGVRGSNLEQLLLKYYGDLTLNNSDYYGNLLKLINHIDYWSSWSRVSEDFYIVQPDDYGSFASPFYLPQSNEMILPLSLLGLSVYRANQSNLWTYSSLGFLIGHELSHGFTPNFAFLYDSQGNRLIGKLETTARFLEKGKCLKDLYGDMADEKFADLMGLTMAFKAYAKLESQPITKRERQQFFLNFAQFFCEAKDELESVTNEEHGGNRERVNEVIENLSTFRQSFHCEGLVKNKGGPSRKCKLY, encoded by the coding sequence ATGTGGtgcatcaacatcatcatcattataaGTATTATCGGTTGTAGCAGCAGCAAATTATTGTCGCTACTCGAGCTGCCCAAGTCCATATCACTTCACATCGATCCCAAAATTGATCCGTGTGAAGATTTCTACAACTTTGCTTGCGGCAATTGGGCAAATGTGTATCGGGATCGATCCTATCGCAGTCAAGTGGATAAATTGGATTATGTCTTCAATAGGCGTCTAGCTGACTTACTGGAGGAAGAGGAGGAGTATAATGGAAAGCAGAATCCATATTTTGTACAACTTCTGAAGACCAACTATAACTCATGCAGGAAACTGAGCCGTAAAACTTATAAGCCTGATAAATTTGTCCAATTTCTTATCAATTGGAGTGGCAAAAATTTTCTGAATGAACCGAATTGGGAGAGACTTCATAGCGTATTGATGAACTTTGGCCTAGGTCAAGTACTTGGCAAGCATTTAAATACTCTGGATATAGATAAATATCGATGGCTAACTCACATTCAACCACTTTGGCCACAGTTTTGGcaagaaaataacgaagaaactcaaacaGTGATCTTGCAACCTCTTCGAGGACACCAATTTCAGCGTTTATTTCAGAAATTGCACCTAAATTTGGATAATAGAACTCTATGGCGTAGTATCAAACACTTGGAAAAGCAAATAACACAGATTCAACAAGATGACATTGGAACTGAGAGTGTCATTAGTCTACCAGTCAATTGGATATTACCTCTGTCAAGGAATTTCTCAGCACCAACTGAAAAATACCTGCAACGCCTTGCCCACTTGCTGAATCAACAATCATCGGGATTGTTGGCTCCTTATCTACTCTTGCGATTGCAACATCGCTTGGAATATTCCCCTGAAGTCTCACCGCGATTCTCACGTTTGCCCTGTTCGACTCAGACACGACAATTTCTAACCCATGCAGCTGTATGGCTAATGGCAAGTTCAGAAAATTTCGATAGTTGGGattttctaatgcaaaaacttttcacaGATATCAAGCAAGAATTTCGACTGGAACTGATTAAAAATCGTAACCATTTTTCTAAAGAATCACAACAGTTTCTTTACGATAAACTTGATAAAATGAGACTGCGACTCAGTGTTTTACCATCCGGTGTTAGAGGATCCAATCTAGAGCAGCTTCTATTGAAATACTATGGGGATCTCACTTTAAATAATTCAGATTATTATGGCAATCTATTGAAATTGATTAATCACATTGATTATTGGTCGAGTTGGAGTAGAGTTTCGGAAGACTTTTATATTGTTCAACCCGATGACTATGGTAGTTTTGCTTCACCTTTTTATCTACCACAAAGCAATGAAATGATCTTGCCGCTTTCTCTATTAGGGCTATCCGTTTATAGAGCCAATCAATCGAATCTATGGACATATAGTTCTTTAGGTTTTCTCATAGGTCATGAACTTTCGCATGGCTTTACGCCCAACTTTGCCTTTCTCTACGATAGTCAGGGCAATCGTCTGATTGGCAAACTGGAAACTACTGCGAGATTTCtggaaaaaggaaaatgtttAAAAGATCTCTATGGCGACATGGCTGATGAGAAGTTTGCCGATTTAATGGGCCTAACTATGGCATTTAAAGCCTATGCCAAACTTGAATCACAACCTATAACCAAAAGAGAACGTCAACAGTTTTTCCTTAACTTTGCTCAGTTTTTTTGTGAAGCTAAAGATGAATTGGAAAGTGTTACCAATGAGGAGCATGGCGGCAATAGAGAACGAGTCAACGAGGTCATCGAAAATTTATCAACTTTTCGGCAATCCTTTCATTGTGAAGGACTTGTCAAAAATAAGGGGGGACCATCTAGAAAATGTAAATTGTATTAG